A DNA window from Ctenopharyngodon idella isolate HZGC_01 chromosome 10, HZGC01, whole genome shotgun sequence contains the following coding sequences:
- the smyd4 gene encoding SET and MYND domain-containing protein 4 isoform X1, whose amino-acid sequence MDLPCPEWVRHVEQKWTEMRSEVTESFSLLTDIDAIFNHGLSLIGPDDLNTFSRISEKYSVKKSPERASEFRQQGNLSFKVKDYTAAALYYSKGVCHADKNTEELSLCYANRSAALFYHGLYRECLEDIQRSFEAGYPSHLQDKLRTREAACLNQLRKPEKSNTPATNHQTPPCQKNRNSTTCVSHGVSVYFSPEKGRHILATENKPAGEVVLEDEAFCYVLIPSNKLNTKTKKKGKAFDNEDRHCHHCLSQSWSFVPCPNCSYAQYCGESCQKDAWERWHQWECPIGADLLAIGILGHLALRVALKAGQNEVQRVKKSSQEDHVTCSSYKSDSPVQLSLGGHCRAGSDHTDCYHGNSYMGIYSLLPHVAQHSPGSRFLLAITMATLYRRLQGGPPPDMWVSCKDEGVSGIWQPEMSMLGATALRHMMQLRCNAQAVTAVRVKEESGMAVQSSSEIRIATAIFPVLSLLNHSCSPNTSISFTGGFQTDPLSQFGCSEGHTDHPESSHCGVTVTVRASKDLTAGQEILHCYGPHCSRMEVKERQLLLLEQYFFHCNCQACQSDLSEGSQNAKENASPGLKCVKCEKPLQSRMDRYMCSLPSCGHQITTADVQNRLQGLQCLLDEAIHLMEGDRLDKALKILKSASSQANSILTETHPLQGELADATARAYATTGEWSLAASHLKRSTVAIQAQFGEDSIELGRQLFKLAQLHFNAGDCGAALSVIPRAHRLLSLHCDPHCEELQELHEMERCLQGLL is encoded by the exons ATGGATCTACCCTGTCCAGAGTGGGTTCGGCATGTCGAGCAGAAATGGACGGAAATGAGATCTGAAGTAACTGAGAGCTTCAGCCTCCTGACAGATATAGATGCGATATTCAACCACGGGCTGTCATTAATAGG CCCAGACGATCTCAACACTTTCTCCAGAATCTCTGAGAAGTACTCTGTGAAAAAGTCTCCTGAGAGGGCATCTGAGTTTAGACAGCAAGGTAACCTCAGCTTCAAAGTGAAGGATTACACAGCCGCAGCTCTCTATTACTCCAAG GGTGTTTGCCATGCTGACAAGAACACAGAAGAGCTATCCTTGTGCTATGCTAACCGTTCTGCAGCCCTCTTTTATCATGGCCTCTACAGA gaatGTCTTGAGGATATTCAACGTTCTTTTGAGGCCGGTTACCCAAGCCACCTGCAAGACAAACTGAGAACTAGAGAGGCCGCATGCCTGAATCAACTTAGAAAACCTGAAAAATCCAACACGCCAGCCACAAATCATCAAACACCACCATGCCAGAAAAACAGAAACTCTACTACTTGTGTTTCACATGGTGTGTCTGTTTATTTCAGTCCAGAGAAAGGTCGCCACATATTAGCTACAGAAAATAAACCAGCTGGCGAGGTGGTGCTGGAGGACGAGGCTTTCTGTTATGTTCTTATACCAAGTAACAAACTCAATACAAAGACCAAAAAGAAAGGAAAGGCTTTTGATAATGAAGACCGACACTGTCACCACTGCTTGAGCCAATCATGGAGCTTTGTGCCTTGTCCAAACTGTAGTTACGCTCAATACTGTGGAGAGAGCTGTCAAAAAGATGCTTGGGAGCGCTGGCACCAATGGGAGTGTCCAATTGGAGCAGATCTGTTGGCCATTGGGATTTTAGGACATCTTGCACTAAGAGTGGCCCTGAAAGCTGGACAAAATGAGGTCCAAAGGGTGAAGAAAAGCTCACAAGAAGACCATGTGACTTGTAGCTCTTATAAAAGTGATTCACCAGTCCAGTTGAGTCTTGGAGGCCACTGTAGAGCAGGTTCAGACCACACTGACTGTTATCATGGCAACTCGTACATGGGCATCTACAGCCTTTTACCACATGTGGCACAACACTCACCCGGCTCACGCTTCTTATTGGCGATAACCATGGCAACGCTTTATAGGAGGCTGCAAGGCGGACCCCCACCAGACATGTGGGTGTCTTGCAAGGATGAAGGAGTTAGTGGAATCTGGCAGCCTGAGATGAGCATGCTGGGAGCCACAGCTCTGAGACACATGATGCAGCTCAGGTGTAACGCTCAAGCAGTCACTGCTGTTAGGGTCAAAG AAGAAAGTGGTATGGCTGTTCAATCCAGTAGTGAAATCCGAATTGCCACAGCAATTTTTCCTGTACTCAGCCTGCTTAACCACTCCTGCAGTCCAAACACAAGCATCTCCTTTACCGGAGGCTTTCAGACTGACCCGCTCAGTCAGTTCGGTTGTTCTGAAGGTCACACTGACCATCCCGAGAGCTCTCACTGTGGTGTGACGGTCACTGTACGTGCTTCAAAAGATCTTACAGCGGGACAGGAGATTCTGCACTGTTATG GCCCACACTGTAGCAGAATGGAGGTGAAGGAGCGTCAGCTCCTCCTGCTGGAGCAGTACTTTTTCCATTGTAACTGTCAAGCCTGTCAAAGTGACCTATCAGAAGGAAGCCAGAATGCAAAAGAAAACGCATCACCAGGGCTAAAGTGTGTGAAATGTGAAAAGCCTCTTCAG TCCCGTATGGATAGGTACATGTGCTCTTTGCCATCCTGTGGTCATCAGATCACCACTGCCGATGTACAGAACAGACTTCAGGGTTTACAGTGTCTTTTGGATGAAGCCATTCATCTCATGGAGGGAGACAGATTAG ACAAAGCCCTAAAGATCCTAAAATCAGCTTCTTCTCAGGCAAACAGTATCCTAACAGAGACTCACCCTCTCCAAGGAGAGCTAGCAGATGCGACAGCTCGTGCGTATGCCACCACGG GTGAATGGAGTCTGGCTGCATCCCATTTAAAGCGCAGCACTGTTGCGATTCAGGCCCAATTCGGAGAGGACAGCATAGAGCTGGGAAGACAGCTTTTTAAATTAGCACAGCTACATTTTAACGC CGGAGACTGTGGTGCAGCTCTCTCTGTGATTCCCAGGGCCCATAGGCTCCTCTCTCTCCACTGTGATCCTCACTGTGAAGAACTACAGGAACTGCATGAAATGGAACGCTGTCTACAAGGACTGCTGTGA
- the smyd4 gene encoding SET and MYND domain-containing protein 4 isoform X2 — protein sequence MGVCHADKNTEELSLCYANRSAALFYHGLYRECLEDIQRSFEAGYPSHLQDKLRTREAACLNQLRKPEKSNTPATNHQTPPCQKNRNSTTCVSHGVSVYFSPEKGRHILATENKPAGEVVLEDEAFCYVLIPSNKLNTKTKKKGKAFDNEDRHCHHCLSQSWSFVPCPNCSYAQYCGESCQKDAWERWHQWECPIGADLLAIGILGHLALRVALKAGQNEVQRVKKSSQEDHVTCSSYKSDSPVQLSLGGHCRAGSDHTDCYHGNSYMGIYSLLPHVAQHSPGSRFLLAITMATLYRRLQGGPPPDMWVSCKDEGVSGIWQPEMSMLGATALRHMMQLRCNAQAVTAVRVKEESGMAVQSSSEIRIATAIFPVLSLLNHSCSPNTSISFTGGFQTDPLSQFGCSEGHTDHPESSHCGVTVTVRASKDLTAGQEILHCYGPHCSRMEVKERQLLLLEQYFFHCNCQACQSDLSEGSQNAKENASPGLKCVKCEKPLQSRMDRYMCSLPSCGHQITTADVQNRLQGLQCLLDEAIHLMEGDRLDKALKILKSASSQANSILTETHPLQGELADATARAYATTGEWSLAASHLKRSTVAIQAQFGEDSIELGRQLFKLAQLHFNAGDCGAALSVIPRAHRLLSLHCDPHCEELQELHEMERCLQGLL from the exons ATG GGTGTTTGCCATGCTGACAAGAACACAGAAGAGCTATCCTTGTGCTATGCTAACCGTTCTGCAGCCCTCTTTTATCATGGCCTCTACAGA gaatGTCTTGAGGATATTCAACGTTCTTTTGAGGCCGGTTACCCAAGCCACCTGCAAGACAAACTGAGAACTAGAGAGGCCGCATGCCTGAATCAACTTAGAAAACCTGAAAAATCCAACACGCCAGCCACAAATCATCAAACACCACCATGCCAGAAAAACAGAAACTCTACTACTTGTGTTTCACATGGTGTGTCTGTTTATTTCAGTCCAGAGAAAGGTCGCCACATATTAGCTACAGAAAATAAACCAGCTGGCGAGGTGGTGCTGGAGGACGAGGCTTTCTGTTATGTTCTTATACCAAGTAACAAACTCAATACAAAGACCAAAAAGAAAGGAAAGGCTTTTGATAATGAAGACCGACACTGTCACCACTGCTTGAGCCAATCATGGAGCTTTGTGCCTTGTCCAAACTGTAGTTACGCTCAATACTGTGGAGAGAGCTGTCAAAAAGATGCTTGGGAGCGCTGGCACCAATGGGAGTGTCCAATTGGAGCAGATCTGTTGGCCATTGGGATTTTAGGACATCTTGCACTAAGAGTGGCCCTGAAAGCTGGACAAAATGAGGTCCAAAGGGTGAAGAAAAGCTCACAAGAAGACCATGTGACTTGTAGCTCTTATAAAAGTGATTCACCAGTCCAGTTGAGTCTTGGAGGCCACTGTAGAGCAGGTTCAGACCACACTGACTGTTATCATGGCAACTCGTACATGGGCATCTACAGCCTTTTACCACATGTGGCACAACACTCACCCGGCTCACGCTTCTTATTGGCGATAACCATGGCAACGCTTTATAGGAGGCTGCAAGGCGGACCCCCACCAGACATGTGGGTGTCTTGCAAGGATGAAGGAGTTAGTGGAATCTGGCAGCCTGAGATGAGCATGCTGGGAGCCACAGCTCTGAGACACATGATGCAGCTCAGGTGTAACGCTCAAGCAGTCACTGCTGTTAGGGTCAAAG AAGAAAGTGGTATGGCTGTTCAATCCAGTAGTGAAATCCGAATTGCCACAGCAATTTTTCCTGTACTCAGCCTGCTTAACCACTCCTGCAGTCCAAACACAAGCATCTCCTTTACCGGAGGCTTTCAGACTGACCCGCTCAGTCAGTTCGGTTGTTCTGAAGGTCACACTGACCATCCCGAGAGCTCTCACTGTGGTGTGACGGTCACTGTACGTGCTTCAAAAGATCTTACAGCGGGACAGGAGATTCTGCACTGTTATG GCCCACACTGTAGCAGAATGGAGGTGAAGGAGCGTCAGCTCCTCCTGCTGGAGCAGTACTTTTTCCATTGTAACTGTCAAGCCTGTCAAAGTGACCTATCAGAAGGAAGCCAGAATGCAAAAGAAAACGCATCACCAGGGCTAAAGTGTGTGAAATGTGAAAAGCCTCTTCAG TCCCGTATGGATAGGTACATGTGCTCTTTGCCATCCTGTGGTCATCAGATCACCACTGCCGATGTACAGAACAGACTTCAGGGTTTACAGTGTCTTTTGGATGAAGCCATTCATCTCATGGAGGGAGACAGATTAG ACAAAGCCCTAAAGATCCTAAAATCAGCTTCTTCTCAGGCAAACAGTATCCTAACAGAGACTCACCCTCTCCAAGGAGAGCTAGCAGATGCGACAGCTCGTGCGTATGCCACCACGG GTGAATGGAGTCTGGCTGCATCCCATTTAAAGCGCAGCACTGTTGCGATTCAGGCCCAATTCGGAGAGGACAGCATAGAGCTGGGAAGACAGCTTTTTAAATTAGCACAGCTACATTTTAACGC CGGAGACTGTGGTGCAGCTCTCTCTGTGATTCCCAGGGCCCATAGGCTCCTCTCTCTCCACTGTGATCCTCACTGTGAAGAACTACAGGAACTGCATGAAATGGAACGCTGTCTACAAGGACTGCTGTGA